The window AGTGTCATCTGCCACCTAACTTGCTTCATCATATCTCAAGAAATTTTGGGGTAGAGTATGGTACActgtgggacagagagaaagaatctgtcCTGACTTCCTGACCTTTCCTATAGGTAGGGCAAGGGGAGACTGGCAGTTGGGCCCAATCTGAGAGCCAACTGGCTGTATTCTGTGGAGGGAGGGTGACTGTTCAGACATAAGCCCTCTGGAAGGAGCTAGATGaggcaaggggaggggagagaatcctgGCATAATCAGCTCAGTGATTCCTGGTGCTGGTGGAAGAAGCAGGGGGTGGGATGAGAGGTGTAGCTTACCtatgagcagagaaggggttCCTGttggaggagaggcagaagagaTGGAGATCATGCTATGCCTTGGACCGCTGGCTCCCTACTCTCTTCTCAGAAATGAAGATTCAAGTTTATTGTGAGAGTCTTCCATTGACGATTTCAACTCCATTCCCATACTCCCCCTCACTCAGGGAGTGCTCTTATCCCCTGGACTTTGATCAAAGAGGACAAGTAGTCCCAACAACTATATGGCTGGAAGGTGACTGTCAAAGGAGAGAGTTCTCTGAGTGGTGACAGCAGAAGAAGACTGTCTCTGGGTGGGAAGGTGTGGGAGCCGCTCACCCCAGTTAGCCCCTTGTTGGGTTTCATAGGAGCTGGCTGCCAAATTTAAGAGTATAGGCTACCCCAGGACTTTGATCCCCCACAGATGTGATCTGTCCAGCGAGGAGGACATCCTCTCCACGTTCTtggctgtctgctctcagcacagtggTGTGGACATCTGCATCAACAATGCTGGCTTGGCCCGGCCTGACACTCTGCTCTCAGGCAACACCAGCAGCTGGAAGGACATGTTCAATGTAAGGGCTACAGACCTGGAgtggggggttgggaggagaATGGGGAGCCAGGGCTTTGTGAACCAGAGGGCTGCTCAGGATAGGACATGTAACAGGAGGGAACTTTGGCTTCATAACTGGGGCACCTTGACTCTCCCCTTGCTTCTTTCCCTACCAGAGGCATAGTGAGTGGATGAATGGCcatatcttttccattcttctttcctctgAGTCCCTTAAAGGGGCAGTTCTTAAAGTCCAGGCTGATTTCCTTCTACTGGAAGAAAGACTGGTAGGGAAGAGAACTGCTATTTATTGAATGTTCCCATGTGCTGGCACCATGCTGAGTGCTTGAGAACATGGTCTTACAAGAAAAGGAACCAAGAGACAGGAGATGAGGTTCTCACCCAGCCCTGCCAGTCATGGTGTGGCTTCAGGCAGGTGGTTATTCTCTATCAGCCTTGTCACATTTAATTGGGGTGAACACACATCAATATCTGGGGCCACAAACCCCAGTATCCCCTGGGGCCAGGTAAATAGCTAAATGAGTGAGGTGAGTCAGGGGAGTCTACAGTAAGTGGGAGAGCACATGGCCAAGTACAAGGGTGGCTGCTGAAATCCAGCATCCCTGCTGTGGAGCACTATGGGTCCAGTGTGGCCAGATCTTACCATTTCTTTGAGAGGAGTGGAGAGCCTGGATTTTTATGTGACATCCTACCCCTCCCATTTGCCAAAACCTCAGCTCCACAAGGGCAAGGATTTTTGTCTGGTTTATTCTCTGTTATGGCCTCAGCCCATAAACACTCAATAGATATTTTTTGAAGGAATGAAAGCTTCCAGTGCACATTGGGAGTGaattacaaatgttttaaaactttgtacAGACCAAACACAGCCTTCAGGACATGGGTTTTCAACTTCTAGACTATATTATGGGGCAATATTAGGGTATAAAAGTATCCTGAGAAGTTGAAAACAGTGTGTACATGGGATGGATCTTTTTCCCACAATCGATTTAGCACCTAAAAGTTGCTTGGGCCTAGAAATGAACAATGAACATTGAAACAGTGAACAGTGAAAATGAAGCACCACCCCTGCCCTCAGACAGCCTTCTGGGAGATCTGAGATCttgcacatctgtaaaatgagggacaTATATTGAGTCCCTAAGGCCCTTTCCAGCTTCAACACTATGTAATTCTATAAGGATCGTCTTCTGAGAcatctccaccctccaccccaccagCCTTAGGAGAATCACTCCCCTGGTCTCAGGGACCTGTTCCTCTTATTCAAATCTGTCCTCAGAGTTGAGTTTTCTGCCTCATAAATACACATTGCTAAGCGAGCCAGAAAAAGGTCCTCGTGTCCTTCTGCTATGAATGCTGAGGCAGGTTCATGGCGAGGGTGTTCTGTCCTGATGCCTGGCTCTGACACCTGATAAAGAGAAACATCTAATGTCCTGGCTGGTCTTGTCTCTTCTCAGGAGGAGAGACTTGAGGACCTGCTGAAAGCTTTATCTGTGCTTGTCCTCATGGGGCAGGAGTGTGGCTTGGCAGGAGCTTTGGAACTGAGATACTTCTTCAGGCCTTTGTTCCATGAAGGGTGGGGATTTTGGGTCACCTCTGGCAGAGGCCAAGGAAGGCAGAAAGCCCCCATGTGCTTAGGAGGTCCCCTGCCATCTTCTGACCAGCTACCCCACCCCCATAAAGAGTCTCTGTGCCTAATCTTGTAGATGGAACAGAGTCTAGAGGAAggcatggaaggaaggaaggtcaggCCTTCTCTACTTATAGTCTTAAGGGAGGAGataggaaaggagcagagagtaGCTGAGTAAGGCAGAGAGAGGCTAGGGTCTATACTTgaggagagagatttttttttaattaattaatttattaattaattaatttatttaaaggtttctttttttttaagcttatttattaggggagagagagagagcgtgctcgcatgagtgagggaggggcagagagagagagacagagaatcccaagcaggcccccagctgtcagcacccaCCCCagtgtgaggctggaactcatgaaccatgagaccatgacctgagtcaaaaccaagaatcaggggcgcctgggtggcgcagtcggttaagcgtccgacttcagccaggtcacgatctcgcggtccgtgagttcgagccccgcgtcaggctctgggctgatggctcggagcctggagcctgtttccgattctgtgtcttcctctctctctgcccctgccccgttcatgctttgtctctctctgtcccaaaaataaataaaaaacgttgaaaaaaaaatttaaaaaaaaacaaaaaaccaagaatcagacccttaactgactgagccactatttatttatttttttaaaatgtttattttgaggggcgcctgggtggcttggtcggttaagcgtccgacttcagctcaggtcatgatctcacggtccgtgagttcgagccccgcgtcaggctctgtgctgacagctcagagcctggagcctgtttcagattctgtgtctccctctctctctgcccctcccctgttcatgctctgtctctctctgtctcaaaaaaaataaataaacgttaaaaaaaaattaaaaaaaaaatgtttattttgagagggagagaacacaggcaaacaggggagggaggaggggcagagagagagggagacagagaatcccaagcaggccctgcactgtcagcacagagccccacgtttgggcttgaacacacaaactgtgagatcatgacctgagctgaaatcaagagtcagatgtttaacctactgagccacgcaggcacaccaaggagagagatttttaaagccattttggaagaattttaggctttttatctttattttaatttttttattatttttgagagagagagagagagacagagtgtgagtgggggaggggcaaagagagagggagacacagaatctgaagcagcctccaggctctgagctgtcagtgcagtcccccatgcagggctcgaactcacaaaccactagatcatgacctgagctgaagtcagacgcttaactgattgagccacccaggcgccctggattttAGGCTTTTTAGAGAGCAAGGCCAGGGAAGCTGGCCCAGATAAGAGAGGAGAGGgtatttgaggaagaaaaggagatagTTCTCTAAGGCAGAGGTTCTGTTGTTTGTAGAGGAGACATCCAAGACAGGGAGGGTTCCTGGGTCATGGATGAGTTTGGGAGTTTCCCACTGCTGTTTGCAGAATCTCGGAGGCGGAGGTTACCTGGGGAGAGGAATTAGCACTGCTGGGGCTGGTGGCTTTAGGCGGAGAGGCACCTAAGGCAAGGTACCCTGGAACCATTGTTGGCCTCTGGTAGGACCTGGACACTGTTTTGGAATGCCACTCCCCTGGACGGGCTCTGTGGCTCTATTACCTGCTCAGATGGGCCCAAGCTAGAGATACCCCACTGCCCTCCCCGGCCTGCAGGTGAACATGCTGGCCCTCAGCATCTGCACTCGGGAAGCCTACCAGTCCATGAAGGAATGGAAGGTGGATGACAGGCACATCATTAATATCAACAGGTGAGGCAGGTGGACAAGGGCTAAAGCTCAGATCATCACTCACCCTCCAAGCTGAGTGATCTGTTGCGTTCATTTGACCTCTTTGGACATCAGTTTCATTGGTGGTGAAATAGGGACTTAATACCCAGTTAACAGCCAAATGGCACAATTATGGCGAGAGAAAGAATAGTGTATATCAAGTGCCAGCCCCTAGTTGGACTTCTAGGAAGAGCAGGACTTACAGGAGCTGCTTGAATTGCTGGAGCTACATCAGTGGGCCACCAGGATGGCCTGTAAAGAGGTCCCCTTGAGAAGGCTTTCCTGCAGCATCTAGGTGGTGGGGCTGACTGGTCCAGCAGGGGGCACTGCTGGTCCATCAGCAGCTtcactctcttctttcccctcctttcttccaccCAGCATGTCTGGTCACCAAGTGTCACCCCACTCTGTGATCCATTTCTATAGTGCTACCAAGTATGCCATCACCACACTTACAGAGGGACTGATAAAGAGCTTCGGGAGGCCCAGACCCACATTGAGCCACAGTGAGGGTGAGGCCTGGCCCTGGTGGGGACAGGGTAGGCACAGGCCTTCCGCACCCCACACTCATACTGTTCAGGATGCCCTGCTGGGAGTGTGAGGGGCACAGAGCTCCTGGGCTCTGCTGCTGCTTGCATGACCCTGAGTAGCCCTTTGAACCTCATGTCACTGACTTTGAGATGGGAGGGGGCTGACCAGAAGGGAACACAGTAGGTGAGACTGAGGGAGAGCAGGGGCTGTGGGAAACCGTGGCTGTAAACCCAGACTCTGGGCTCTTCCCTGGAAGGCCACATGACCTTTGGCAACTCACTTAACCCCTCCAAGCCTCAGCcttactcatttgtaaaatggagatggtgATACCGACCCAGTGATGAAGTCTTAAGGGACACCATTTTGTAAAACACTTACCTGAGAAGGGCTCCATAGGTGGTAGGTGTCATTGTGATCATTGCTAGTGGCAGCTTtgggaggaggaggtggctgCTGGACATTGGGCAGCCATCACTGTGAAGCAGGGGGGCCCCCCGTGTTTTCCATCCTGCCTCTCCCCTAAGCCTAGCTTCTGACTGGGATGGAGGCAGGGCTCAGCTCAGCTCCTGAGCAGGCCCTCTCTGTTGGTCCAGTGCATCTCTCCAGAAGTGGCGGAGACACAATTCTCCTTCAAACTCCACAACGAGGACCCTGAGAAGGCAGCTGCCATCTATGAACGCATAAAGGTGAGGCCTCACTCTGAGGCCAGTGAGCCACTCACTCCCTAAGTGAATGCAGAGGGAACCCTGGCCTTTAGACCACACTCTTCTAGCCAGCCTGTCATGCCTCCtggagggttggggtggggatgaAGATGTTGGAGAGGACGTCAGAGGTGGGAGGTTCACTCTGCCTTCACCATCCCTCTTTCCTCTCATACTCTCCAGTGTCTCAAACCTGAAGATGTGGCTGAGGCTGTCATCTATGTCCTCAAGCACCCTTCCACGTGTCCAGGTGAGTCTGGCCTTGACTGGCCACCTCCTGGAAGAGCCCAGCCATCCCAGAGGAGGACAGCAGGGAGGCCTAGCGGGTGGGGAGAGCATCCTGTCTGCCTCAAGCCTTGTGCCTTCCAGCAGATTGGAGACATCCAGATGAGGCCCATGGAGTAGGTGATCTAGTTTCCTGTGGGGAGTTCTGTCTTCCGTCCCCACGCCTCACGGCTTGACTCCTGCCTCTGGATTTTAGGTGTTGATTTCCAGACTCCTGGattctgcttcctctctccaACCCACCAGGGGCTACaaatttttggaagtttttatgTCTTATCAAATTACGTCCACCACAAATATGAACAgtggcctggggagaggaggTTAGGTGTCCCCAATTGTTTTACCTGTTAACTTTGGTTAACAGGTAATTTGGTTAATTATTGGTCCGCTTCTTGGGCTCCTTGGCCTTTGTGTGCTCTCTTTGGTCTCTTCCTTTtgacctggggaaggaactgTGGCCAAAAGGGGGGCTTCCCCGTATCTTCTTGTACCCCAACCCCTGTACCtcaaggaggagggggcagagagaagccctCACCTTCTATCTGAATAGCTATCCAAGGCCCTaggcttcctcctctccctgccctacTGCCCCCATTGCCTCTTCTCTTCACCCACCCCAGTTCTCCAGCCCAGGCTTGGCTTCTCTGCTCCCAGTGGGGTCATCACTCCACACTGACTATGGCAGCTGAGTATCAGGCCCTGCCTCCCAACTGGGTTTCACTgtgataattaaaaaagaaaaattgcaacAACCTACCTTGGCTTTAGGAgtatctttctgttctttctccttttctgtgatTAGGGGTGGTTGTGCCTCAGAATTTCTTCCAGGTGAGTGGGAAGGTGGGCGCTTTGGGGCATCACTCCTGGAATGTGGATTACCTTAGGTAGCAGATGTGGGTTTGGGTTGAGTCTTGAAAATGGGTAGGAGTTTGCCAGCCAGGAAAGAGGACAACAGTGGATACAAGGCCGGGAGGCCAAAAAAGCAGGCAATGTCATGGGAACAGCACAGAATGTAGTGCAGGAGTGAGATGGGGCCGAAAAGGAAGCTGCTGCCTGAATCACCGGAGGTCTGTGTGCTGAGCAAAGAGTCTGGTGATTACCTATGGGCCAAGGACATCAGTTGGCTTGTCAGCAGGTGCAGGAGAGGCACAGAGCTGTCACTTGGAGAATCAGCTGCCACGGGATAGGAAGTTACTGCTGGCGTCCTGTTGACTGATGCTGAGGGTTTGACAAGGCAGTGGAggtgcagaggaggggctggaTGCAGAAGCTTCTGAGGAAAATCCCCAGCACCTGGTGGTGGACTGGATGtcgaggggggcgggggggaatcaCCACGACTGACCTGGTTGGAACACATCCCTTTTCAAGTGGCTTTTGCCGGTGTCTGGGTGAATGTGGCCCTCCAGCCTTCTGGGACCTCGAAAGGCACAG of the Neofelis nebulosa isolate mNeoNeb1 chromosome 16, mNeoNeb1.pri, whole genome shotgun sequence genome contains:
- the DHRS11 gene encoding LOW QUALITY PROTEIN: dehydrogenase/reductase SDR family member 11 (The sequence of the model RefSeq protein was modified relative to this genomic sequence to represent the inferred CDS: inserted 1 base in 1 codon; substituted 2 bases at 2 genomic stop codons) — encoded protein: MSVSRSKVGGRLGTMARTGMEQWRDRLALVTGASGGIGAAVARALVQQGLKVVGCARPVSNIEELAAKFKSIGYPRTLIPHRCDLSSEEDILSTFLAVCSQHSGVDICINNAGLARPDTLLSGNTSSWKDMFNVNMLALSICTREAYQSMKEWKVDDRHIININSMSGHQVSPHSVIHFYSATKYAITTLTEGLXKELREAQTHIEPQXGXGLALCISPEVAETQFSFKLHNEDPEKAAAIYERIKCLKPEDVAEAVIYVLKHPSTCPGVDFQTPGFCFLSPTHQGLQIFGSFYVLSNYVHHKYEQWPGERRLGVPNCFTC